A section of the Bacillus pumilus genome encodes:
- a CDS encoding TetR/AcrR family transcriptional regulator, which yields MTSTQSGAEKSEKTKRKIVTASRDLFAKKGYSETSVRDILEAAEVSKGNLYHHFKGKEFLFLHIMEEDHLLMMETWHQEKQTMHKAIDQLAGFAELLSQMGINYPLMRASEEFCASAFTSDEVMERLNKIDADFDDVMRDIILEGNEDGSWSIQHVESTVKILLSVFYGLDVLYKNDPIEEKKELQKQAISLIIHGINHHE from the coding sequence ATGACAAGCACACAAAGCGGGGCTGAAAAAAGCGAGAAGACGAAGCGAAAAATCGTCACCGCTTCACGTGATTTATTTGCAAAAAAGGGGTACTCAGAAACTTCTGTGCGAGATATTCTAGAAGCGGCTGAAGTGAGTAAAGGCAATCTCTATCACCATTTTAAAGGAAAAGAGTTTTTGTTCCTTCATATTATGGAAGAGGATCATCTTTTGATGATGGAGACGTGGCATCAGGAAAAACAAACGATGCACAAGGCCATTGATCAGCTCGCAGGATTTGCAGAACTACTCAGTCAAATGGGCATTAATTATCCATTAATGAGAGCAAGTGAGGAATTTTGTGCAAGTGCCTTTACATCAGACGAGGTTATGGAACGGCTGAACAAAATTGATGCCGACTTTGATGATGTGATGAGAGACATCATACTTGAAGGTAACGAAGACGGCAGCTGGTCAATTCAGCATGTAGAATCAACAGTGAAAATATTATTATCCGTTTTTTACGGATTAGATGTGCTGTATAAAAATGATCCAATTGAAGAGAAAAAAGAATTGCAAAAACAAGCGATCTCATTGATTATTCACGGAATCAACCATCATGAGTAA
- a CDS encoding MFS transporter, producing the protein MQKPIREQKAVLVILLSNIFIAFLGIGLIIPVMPLFMNVMHLTGSTMGYLVAAFAVAQLIASPIAGRWVDRYGRKVMIVSGLFLFALSELVFGLGTHVYVLYFARLLGGISAAFIMPAVTAYVADITTVQERSKAMGYVSAAISTGFIIGPGIGGFIAEYGVRLPFFFAAGIAFIAVISSMLLLKEPLTKEERAKQMDQVKESTFFKDLKRSIHPSYLIAFIIVFVLAFGLSAYETVFSLFTNHKFGFGPKDIAVIITVSSIVAVIIQVLVFGKLVNALGEKRVIQLCLIVGAVLAFVSTVVSGFMVVLIVTCVIFLAFDLLRPALTTFLSKIAGNQQGFVAGMNSTYTSLGTIFGPALGGILFDQNIHFPFLFAGVVLFLGLGLTLIWKGKAEEPAA; encoded by the coding sequence ATGCAAAAACCGATTCGTGAGCAAAAAGCTGTTCTCGTTATTTTATTAAGTAACATATTTATTGCCTTTTTAGGCATCGGCCTTATCATTCCTGTCATGCCGTTATTCATGAATGTGATGCATCTAACGGGAAGTACGATGGGATACCTTGTGGCGGCGTTTGCTGTGGCTCAGCTCATTGCATCACCTATTGCAGGGAGATGGGTAGACCGCTACGGAAGAAAGGTTATGATTGTGTCAGGACTGTTTCTATTTGCGCTATCAGAACTCGTCTTCGGTCTTGGGACACACGTGTATGTGCTATATTTTGCAAGACTGCTAGGCGGTATTAGTGCGGCATTTATTATGCCAGCTGTCACTGCTTATGTCGCAGATATCACGACCGTTCAAGAAAGATCAAAGGCAATGGGATATGTGTCAGCGGCCATTAGTACCGGCTTTATTATTGGTCCTGGGATTGGCGGATTTATCGCAGAATACGGCGTACGTTTGCCATTCTTCTTTGCAGCAGGGATTGCGTTTATAGCCGTCATTTCGTCTATGCTTTTGCTAAAGGAGCCATTAACAAAAGAAGAGAGAGCGAAGCAGATGGATCAAGTGAAGGAATCGACCTTCTTTAAAGATTTGAAAAGATCGATTCATCCAAGCTATCTCATCGCTTTTATTATTGTGTTTGTTCTCGCGTTTGGACTGTCTGCATATGAAACGGTATTTAGTCTGTTTACAAATCATAAGTTTGGATTTGGTCCAAAAGATATTGCGGTGATTATTACGGTCAGCTCGATTGTGGCTGTTATCATCCAAGTGCTGGTGTTTGGGAAACTCGTAAATGCTCTTGGGGAAAAAAGAGTCATTCAGCTTTGCTTGATCGTTGGAGCGGTGCTCGCTTTTGTTTCAACTGTCGTCTCAGGCTTTATGGTAGTCCTGATTGTCACATGTGTCATTTTCTTAGCCTTTGATTTATTGCGTCCAGCATTAACGACCTTTTTATCAAAAATCGCTGGCAATCAGCAAGGTTTTGTCGCAGGGATGAACTCTACCTACACAAGCCTTGGTACGATTTTTGGCCCAGCCCTTGGCGGGATTTTATTCGATCAAAATATACACTTCCCATTTCTATTCGCAGGTGTTGTCTTATTTCTTGGATTAGGGTTAACCCTTATTTGGAAGGGGAAGGCAGAAGAGCCTGCGGCATAA
- the opuD gene encoding glycine betaine transporter OpuD, translated as MKNVSSVFWIVIAITFVAVMWGAFSPETLQNVTDQIQTYITNDFGWYYLIVISLLVGFCLFFIFSPIGKITLGKPGEEPEFGLFSWFAMLFSAGMGIGLVFYGAAEPISHYAIQSPTGETETAQAFRDSLRYTFFHWGLHAWAIYAIVALCIAYFKFRKDAPGLISSTLYPVFGNRIHGWIGKTIDCIAVFATVVGVATSLGLGAAQINGGLTYLFGIPNNFLTQLIIIAIVTVLFLISAWSGIGKGIKYLSNSNMIFAAILMIFLLFAGPTVFILNSFTDSIGQYLSNIVQMSFRLSPNDPEKREWINGWTIFYWAWWISWSPFVGIFIARVSRGRTIREFLIGVLVAPSILVFLWFSIFGVSAMDLQQKNIIDVAGMPTETMLFSVLNQYPLAMITSILALILIAVFFITSADSATFVLGMQTTYGSLNPANSVKISWGIIQSAVAAVLLFSGGLQALQNTAKLAALPFSIVIILMVVSLYKSLNAERRAIKQANKINKPRSPRVKKA; from the coding sequence GTGAAAAACGTATCAAGTGTATTTTGGATTGTGATTGCGATCACATTTGTTGCCGTTATGTGGGGAGCTTTTTCTCCAGAAACATTACAAAATGTCACAGATCAGATTCAAACTTACATTACAAACGACTTTGGCTGGTATTATTTGATAGTGATTTCACTACTTGTCGGCTTTTGTCTATTCTTTATTTTTAGTCCAATCGGAAAAATTACGTTAGGAAAACCAGGTGAAGAGCCTGAATTTGGCCTTTTTTCTTGGTTTGCGATGCTATTTAGTGCCGGTATGGGAATTGGTCTTGTCTTTTATGGGGCCGCTGAACCAATCAGTCACTATGCAATTCAATCACCAACAGGAGAGACTGAAACTGCACAAGCCTTCCGCGATTCCCTTCGTTATACATTTTTCCACTGGGGACTTCATGCATGGGCCATTTATGCGATTGTCGCATTATGCATCGCATACTTTAAATTTAGAAAAGATGCGCCTGGATTAATTAGTTCCACCTTATACCCAGTATTCGGAAACAGAATTCATGGATGGATTGGAAAAACGATCGATTGTATCGCAGTGTTTGCAACAGTAGTTGGCGTAGCCACAAGTTTAGGGCTAGGTGCCGCACAAATTAATGGTGGATTAACCTATTTATTCGGCATTCCAAATAACTTTTTGACTCAGCTCATAATTATTGCGATCGTAACTGTTCTGTTCTTGATCTCTGCTTGGAGCGGAATTGGTAAAGGTATTAAATATTTAAGTAATTCGAATATGATATTTGCTGCTATACTCATGATCTTTTTACTCTTTGCTGGACCAACTGTTTTTATTTTAAATTCATTTACAGATTCGATCGGACAATACTTATCGAATATTGTACAAATGAGCTTTAGATTATCACCAAATGATCCAGAAAAGAGAGAATGGATTAATGGTTGGACGATCTTTTATTGGGCATGGTGGATCTCTTGGTCTCCATTCGTCGGCATTTTTATTGCGAGAGTCTCACGCGGAAGAACCATTCGAGAATTTTTAATTGGTGTCTTAGTGGCTCCTTCAATCCTCGTGTTCCTATGGTTCTCTATCTTCGGAGTATCAGCTATGGATTTACAACAAAAAAATATTATAGATGTAGCTGGTATGCCGACTGAAACGATGCTGTTTAGTGTTTTAAATCAATACCCGCTTGCCATGATTACATCCATTTTGGCACTAATTTTAATTGCTGTATTCTTTATCACATCAGCAGATTCAGCCACCTTTGTTCTAGGAATGCAGACAACCTATGGCTCATTAAATCCTGCGAATAGTGTAAAGATCAGCTGGGGCATTATCCAATCAGCTGTTGCGGCAGTGCTATTATTTTCAGGCGGACTTCAAGCCTTGCAAAATACAGCAAAACTCGCCGCCTTGCCGTTCTCCATTGTCATTATCTTGATGGTTGTGTCACTGTATAAATCATTAAATGCTGAACGAAGAGCCATCAAACAAGCTAACAAAATCAATAAACCAAGAAGTCCAAGAGTAAAAAAAGCATAA
- a CDS encoding NAD(P)/FAD-dependent oxidoreductase, producing the protein MKHYDVIVIGGGPSGLMAAIASAEHGATVLLIDKGTKLGRKLAISGGGRCNVTNRLPVEEIIKHIPGNGRFLYSAFSEFNNEDIISFFENLGIELKEEDHGRMFPVSNKAQSVVDALLDRLRNLNVTIRTNEKIKTVLYQDGQAAGIVTNNDEKISSNAVVIAVGGKSVPHTGSTGDGYAWAEAAGHTITELFPTEVPVTSDERFIKEKVLQGLSLRSVAVSVLNKKGKPVVTHVMDMIFTHFGLSGPAVLRCSGFVVKELKKQPTVRLQIDLYPKLNDEELFQKLHQDLKEEPKKAIKNVLKSWMQERYLLFLLERNGIDPQDTFSGLAKDKLRAFVHDCKHFIVHANGTLSLDKAFVTGGGVSVKEIEPKKMASKKMPGLYFCGEILDIHGYTGGYNITSALVTGRLAGMNAALEAKERFS; encoded by the coding sequence ATGAAACATTATGATGTCATTGTCATTGGCGGTGGACCTTCTGGACTGATGGCCGCGATTGCATCAGCAGAGCACGGTGCAACTGTTCTGTTAATTGACAAAGGAACCAAACTTGGCAGAAAGCTCGCCATTTCTGGCGGTGGACGCTGTAACGTCACCAACCGCCTTCCAGTAGAAGAAATCATCAAGCATATTCCCGGAAACGGCCGCTTTTTATATAGTGCATTTTCTGAGTTCAATAACGAGGATATTATTTCTTTTTTTGAAAACCTTGGCATTGAACTGAAAGAAGAAGATCATGGACGTATGTTCCCTGTCTCAAACAAAGCACAATCTGTTGTGGATGCCCTTTTAGACAGGCTTCGCAACCTCAATGTGACCATTCGAACGAATGAGAAGATTAAAACAGTTCTGTATCAAGACGGACAAGCAGCTGGAATTGTTACAAATAATGATGAAAAAATTTCAAGTAATGCCGTTGTGATTGCTGTTGGCGGAAAAAGTGTGCCGCATACTGGCTCTACTGGTGACGGCTACGCATGGGCAGAAGCCGCTGGTCATACGATTACAGAGCTCTTCCCAACAGAAGTACCAGTCACATCAGATGAGCGTTTTATTAAAGAAAAAGTGCTCCAAGGGCTTTCTTTAAGAAGTGTGGCTGTCAGTGTTTTAAATAAAAAAGGGAAACCCGTCGTCACACATGTCATGGATATGATCTTTACACACTTTGGTTTATCCGGCCCAGCTGTTCTTAGATGCAGCGGATTTGTGGTGAAAGAATTAAAGAAACAGCCGACCGTCCGTCTGCAAATAGACTTATATCCAAAGCTTAATGACGAGGAGCTTTTCCAAAAACTACATCAAGACTTAAAAGAAGAACCGAAAAAAGCCATTAAAAATGTTCTGAAGTCTTGGATGCAAGAACGCTACTTATTGTTTTTGTTAGAGCGAAACGGGATAGATCCTCAAGATACATTTTCGGGTCTTGCTAAGGATAAACTGCGCGCATTCGTCCATGATTGCAAACATTTTATCGTTCATGCGAACGGTACGCTCTCTTTAGACAAAGCGTTTGTCACAGGGGGCGGCGTTTCTGTGAAAGAAATTGAACCGAAAAAAATGGCGTCTAAAAAAATGCCCGGTCTATATTTCTGCGGAGAAATCTTAGACATTCATGGTTATACAGGCGGATACAATATCACGTCAGCACTTGTGACTGGCAGACTTGCCGGTATGAATGCTGCACTTGAAGCAAAGGAGAGATTTTCATGA
- a CDS encoding putative polysaccharide biosynthesis protein, translating to MSNKLLRGTLVLTIGTYLSRILGMIYLIPFSAMVGATGGALFQYGYNQFTIFISIATLGFPAAVSKFVSKYNAIGDFETTRKMFRAGMSVMLVSGIVAFSILYLSAPIFAEIQLGGSSETGGLTVEQVTYVIRMVSLALLVVPIMGLVRGFFQGHQMMGPTAVSQVVEQIVRIIFLLTATYVILKVLNGGLVIAVGYATFAALIGSFGGLFTLYVYWIKRKDKLLAMQPNLGPNLGLSYKKIFIELFSYAGPYVFVGLAIPLYSYIDTNTINKAMINAGFKDISTAVLSIVTLYLPKLVMIPVSLATAFGLTLIPTITESFTSRNFKLLNRQIDQTMQGVLFFVLPASIGISALAGPVYWFFYPSVHPEIGMSILFWYAPVALLFSLFTINAAILQGINKQKFAIVSLLLGIIIKTVLNIPLISWLQGNGSVLATALGYSASILYMFIMIKRHAGYSFRRIFKRFILIGILTAIMAVVAYVTCQLVSQVISYEGGIVNAGIVILISMITGGGVYLFLSYKVGLLERVLGSRMPKFLRKKS from the coding sequence ATGTCTAATAAACTGCTTCGTGGTACGTTGGTTTTAACGATAGGGACTTATCTCTCTCGTATTCTTGGTATGATTTATTTAATTCCATTTAGCGCAATGGTTGGAGCTACTGGTGGAGCGCTATTTCAATATGGATACAATCAGTTTACAATTTTCATTAGTATTGCTACTTTAGGTTTTCCAGCAGCAGTATCTAAGTTTGTATCTAAATATAATGCAATTGGTGATTTTGAGACAACGCGAAAAATGTTTAGAGCCGGTATGTCCGTTATGCTTGTTTCGGGTATAGTTGCTTTTAGTATTTTATATTTATCAGCACCGATTTTTGCTGAGATACAGCTTGGAGGATCTTCCGAAACCGGTGGACTAACAGTAGAACAGGTGACATATGTAATTAGAATGGTGAGTTTGGCTCTCTTAGTAGTACCGATTATGGGTCTTGTCCGTGGATTTTTCCAAGGGCATCAAATGATGGGGCCGACAGCAGTCTCACAAGTTGTTGAACAGATAGTCCGAATTATTTTCTTATTGACCGCAACCTATGTCATTTTAAAGGTACTTAATGGAGGACTTGTCATCGCAGTAGGATATGCTACTTTTGCTGCTCTTATTGGTTCTTTTGGAGGTTTATTTACATTATATGTATACTGGATTAAACGTAAAGATAAATTACTTGCAATGCAGCCTAATTTGGGACCCAATTTAGGTCTTTCATATAAAAAAATCTTTATTGAGCTATTTAGTTATGCTGGTCCATATGTTTTTGTTGGATTAGCTATACCTCTATACTCATACATTGATACCAATACTATTAATAAAGCAATGATTAATGCTGGTTTTAAAGATATAAGTACTGCAGTGCTTTCTATAGTTACTTTATATTTACCTAAGCTTGTCATGATTCCAGTATCCTTAGCAACGGCATTTGGTTTAACATTAATTCCAACTATTACAGAATCTTTTACATCACGAAATTTTAAATTATTAAATAGACAAATTGACCAGACGATGCAGGGTGTTCTATTTTTTGTATTGCCTGCTTCAATTGGTATCTCGGCATTGGCTGGACCGGTTTATTGGTTTTTCTATCCGTCTGTTCATCCTGAGATTGGGATGTCAATTTTGTTCTGGTATGCACCTGTTGCGTTATTGTTTTCTCTATTCACCATTAATGCAGCGATTTTGCAGGGAATTAACAAGCAAAAGTTTGCCATCGTCAGTCTGTTGTTAGGGATCATCATTAAAACGGTTCTGAACATTCCACTCATCAGCTGGCTGCAAGGAAATGGCTCTGTGCTTGCGACTGCCTTAGGATATAGTGCATCCATCTTGTATATGTTTATCATGATTAAGCGCCATGCTGGCTATTCATTCCGCAGGATTTTCAAACGATTTATTCTCATTGGTATTTTAACTGCGATTATGGCTGTCGTGGCGTATGTGACATGTCAGCTTGTGAGCCAAGTGATATCTTATGAAGGTGGAATTGTTAATGCGGGTATCGTCATTCTGATTTCAATGATCACTGGTGGCGGTGTGTATCTGTTCTTATCTTATAAGGTTGGATTACTTGAGCGTGTACTCGGCAGCCGTATGCCGAAATTTTTAAGAAAAAAGAGTTAA
- a CDS encoding pseudouridine synthase yields the protein MRLDKLLASSGFGSRKDVKKLVKARAVTVNGELAKQVKDHVDPSNDEVLVHGERVEYKEFIYLMMNKPDGVISATEDVRDETVVDLLEPEDIAREPFPVGRLDKDTVGLLLLTNDGQLAHQLLSPKKHVPKTYEVHLKYPLGDQDINRLEEGVIILDDYRTKPAKVEVDANESEDTRIRLTITEGKYHQVKLMAKAVGNEVIFLKRRSMGSLSLDEDLAPGEYRELTDEELDSLINRP from the coding sequence ATGAGGCTTGATAAATTGCTTGCTAGCAGCGGCTTTGGTTCAAGAAAAGATGTAAAGAAGCTGGTCAAGGCACGGGCAGTCACCGTGAATGGAGAACTGGCGAAGCAGGTGAAAGATCATGTTGATCCATCGAATGATGAAGTGCTCGTGCACGGAGAGCGTGTAGAGTATAAAGAATTCATTTACTTAATGATGAACAAACCAGATGGGGTCATCTCAGCAACAGAAGATGTGCGGGATGAAACGGTCGTCGATTTACTTGAGCCTGAGGATATCGCAAGGGAGCCATTTCCTGTGGGCAGACTGGATAAGGATACAGTCGGTCTTCTCCTCCTCACAAATGATGGACAGCTTGCACATCAATTACTTTCTCCAAAAAAGCATGTGCCAAAAACGTACGAAGTTCATTTGAAATATCCATTAGGAGATCAAGACATCAATCGCCTTGAAGAGGGTGTTATCATTTTAGATGATTACCGTACGAAGCCGGCGAAGGTTGAAGTAGATGCGAATGAAAGTGAAGATACACGCATCCGTTTAACAATTACTGAAGGAAAGTACCATCAAGTGAAGCTCATGGCGAAAGCAGTGGGAAATGAAGTCATCTTTTTAAAAAGACGTTCGATGGGGTCTCTCTCTTTAGATGAAGATCTAGCACCCGGGGAGTACCGTGAATTGACGGATGAAGAATTAGACAGCTTAATCAATCGACCATAA
- a CDS encoding DeoR family transcriptional regulator, translating to MKPSTNRMMTRIKSVYMFIQEKGLVTTQELVDEFGITPRTIQRDLNVLAYNDLVHSPSRGKWETTRKKVKISS from the coding sequence TTGAAACCTTCAACAAACCGTATGATGACTCGAATAAAATCAGTCTATATGTTCATTCAAGAGAAAGGTCTTGTGACGACACAAGAGCTGGTTGATGAATTCGGGATCACACCTAGAACCATTCAAAGAGACTTAAACGTGCTTGCCTATAACGATCTTGTTCATAGTCCAAGCAGAGGCAAATGGGAAACAACGAGAAAAAAAGTAAAAATATCATCTTAA
- a CDS encoding NCS2 family permease, producing MFQLKENQTNIKRELIAGMTTFFTMVYIVAVNPGILSKAGIPFDQVFTATIIAAVVGTLWMALFANYPIAIAPGMGLNVYFTFTVVGGGDISYQTAFSAVFVAGILFVILSLTSLRKQLIQAIPDNLKYGITAGIGLFIAFIGLRQSGIITADPENLVKLGNLSSPVVILTLVGLMISVILMVLQINGALFIGMLATTLIALVTGQLHFPKMLMDIPALPEGMLITNPFAAFGDVFSHHLYAVVFSFLLVTIFDTTGTMIGVAEQAGLMKNGQLPKVRRALLADSAATTIGSMFGTSPTTAYIESSSGVAAGGRTGLTSLTVAALFIVALFFGPLVQAISSLPSITSPVLIIVGCLMMNSVSRIRWNELDEAFPAFLVILSMPLTSSISTGISLGFISYPLVKLAKGKWREVHVLVLIFAILFFIQLFFLEG from the coding sequence ATGTTTCAGTTAAAAGAAAACCAAACCAACATAAAGAGAGAATTAATCGCTGGTATGACGACATTCTTTACTATGGTCTATATTGTTGCCGTTAACCCAGGAATTCTTTCAAAAGCAGGCATTCCTTTTGACCAAGTTTTTACTGCAACAATTATCGCTGCTGTCGTCGGTACGCTCTGGATGGCACTATTTGCAAATTATCCAATTGCGATTGCACCAGGTATGGGGCTGAATGTCTATTTCACCTTTACAGTTGTCGGTGGTGGCGACATCAGCTATCAAACAGCGTTCAGTGCGGTATTTGTTGCTGGTATACTCTTTGTTATTTTATCGTTAACATCCCTTAGAAAACAACTGATTCAAGCCATTCCAGATAATTTAAAATACGGCATTACAGCCGGAATCGGGCTTTTTATTGCATTTATCGGGCTCCGTCAGTCTGGGATTATCACAGCTGATCCGGAAAATCTAGTGAAGCTTGGCAACTTGAGCTCGCCTGTTGTCATTTTAACGCTTGTCGGCTTAATGATCTCTGTTATTTTAATGGTACTTCAAATCAATGGTGCTCTGTTTATCGGCATGTTAGCCACGACGCTAATTGCCCTCGTAACAGGACAGCTTCATTTCCCTAAAATGCTGATGGACATTCCTGCCCTGCCAGAAGGTATGCTGATTACAAATCCATTCGCTGCCTTTGGTGATGTATTCTCTCATCATTTGTATGCGGTCGTCTTCTCCTTCTTACTAGTGACGATTTTTGATACAACGGGCACAATGATCGGAGTGGCTGAACAAGCCGGACTCATGAAAAACGGGCAGCTGCCAAAGGTACGCAGAGCCCTGCTTGCTGACTCTGCTGCAACGACGATTGGTTCTATGTTTGGAACAAGCCCAACGACAGCTTATATTGAATCATCCTCTGGGGTTGCTGCTGGTGGAAGAACCGGGCTAACGTCTTTAACAGTCGCTGCATTGTTTATTGTGGCATTGTTTTTCGGCCCGCTTGTTCAGGCTATTTCTTCTTTACCGTCCATCACATCACCTGTTCTCATCATTGTCGGGTGCTTGATGATGAACTCCGTGTCACGCATTCGCTGGAATGAGCTAGACGAAGCATTTCCTGCTTTTCTTGTGATTCTTTCCATGCCGCTGACATCTAGTATTTCAACCGGAATTTCACTTGGATTTATTTCATATCCACTTGTGAAACTGGCAAAAGGGAAATGGAGAGAAGTACATGTTCTTGTTCTCATCTTTGCCATTTTATTTTTCATACAGCTCTTTTTCTTAGAAGGATAA
- the pepV gene encoding dipeptidase PepV — protein sequence MNWEAEVIRKKDDLIKDTQSFLQIESVLNEEGGKEGKPFGEKVDQALQYMLKKGEDEGFTVKNVDGYAGHIEYGEGEDIVGVLCHVDVVPAGDGWTTPPFSADIRENKIFARGAIDDKGPTMAAFYALKMLKDTGMKLSKKIRMIIGTDEESDWRCVDHYFKHEAMPQIGFAPDADFPIIHAEKGIIDAIVSFTYQHTEQHQRYTLKQFISGMRLNMVPDEATATVTAAQDHDVESLKTAFEAYLADNQLSGEVKIAANELHFTLKGESVHAMEPAHGTNAGIHMANFLSGQELDGNGLAFTSQINALFDQDTRGKKLGIACKDDISGDLTLNVGTIRYTQNEEAKLGLNVRYPVTADGKDVKKGIEGIKGATLLKFDDSPPHHVSKDHPLVKTLQRVYEEQTGNPAHLIAIGGGTYARSLEAGVAFGPLFPGRPDCAHQKDEYIEIDDLLRATALYAQAMYELAK from the coding sequence ATGAATTGGGAAGCTGAAGTCATACGAAAAAAAGACGATTTGATTAAGGACACACAATCTTTTTTACAAATTGAGAGTGTGCTGAATGAAGAAGGTGGAAAAGAAGGAAAGCCATTTGGTGAAAAAGTCGATCAAGCCCTTCAGTATATGCTGAAAAAAGGGGAGGACGAAGGCTTCACAGTCAAGAATGTGGATGGCTATGCAGGTCATATTGAATATGGAGAAGGCGAAGACATTGTAGGTGTGCTCTGCCATGTGGACGTTGTGCCTGCTGGTGACGGCTGGACAACCCCGCCATTTTCAGCGGACATAAGAGAAAATAAAATATTCGCCCGAGGCGCCATTGATGATAAAGGACCAACTATGGCGGCTTTCTACGCGCTAAAGATGTTAAAAGATACAGGGATGAAGCTGTCAAAAAAGATTCGAATGATCATTGGAACAGATGAAGAAAGTGATTGGCGCTGTGTGGACCATTATTTCAAGCATGAGGCGATGCCGCAAATTGGATTTGCCCCAGATGCTGATTTTCCGATTATTCATGCTGAAAAAGGGATCATTGATGCCATTGTGTCATTTACATATCAACATACAGAACAACATCAGCGCTATACACTCAAGCAATTCATATCGGGTATGCGGCTGAATATGGTGCCGGATGAGGCAACTGCCACTGTGACAGCGGCACAAGACCACGATGTTGAATCATTAAAAACAGCTTTTGAAGCATATCTTGCTGACAATCAATTATCAGGTGAGGTAAAGATTGCAGCGAATGAACTACATTTCACATTAAAAGGCGAATCAGTTCATGCCATGGAGCCTGCGCATGGCACAAATGCGGGCATTCATATGGCCAATTTCCTCAGTGGACAAGAATTAGATGGAAACGGCCTTGCTTTTACTTCTCAAATCAACGCTTTATTTGATCAAGATACAAGAGGGAAAAAGCTGGGGATTGCTTGCAAAGATGATATTAGCGGAGATTTAACTTTAAATGTTGGCACGATCCGCTATACACAAAACGAAGAAGCGAAGCTAGGATTAAATGTCCGCTATCCAGTGACAGCAGATGGCAAGGACGTTAAAAAAGGGATCGAAGGCATCAAAGGGGCCACCCTTCTGAAATTTGACGACAGCCCTCCGCATCACGTCTCAAAAGATCATCCACTTGTGAAAACATTGCAGCGGGTATATGAGGAACAAACTGGAAATCCAGCTCATCTGATTGCAATTGGTGGAGGGACGTATGCGAGATCTTTAGAAGCGGGCGTTGCCTTTGGTCCTCTCTTCCCTGGCAGACCAGATTGCGCACATCAGAAGGATGAATATATCGAAATTGACGATCTACTAAGAGCAACCGCACTATATGCACAAGCCATGTATGAATTGGCAAAATAG
- a CDS encoding Type 1 glutamine amidotransferase-like domain-containing protein: MKKMFLCSSFKDSYSLLSDFTDESLKGKRVTFFPTASAVEEVTHYVEAAKEAFHQLGMQLETVQIAEQSTEEITKMIKQNDVMYVSGGNTFYLLQELRKHGLDDVLKEEINKGKLYIGESAGSIIMAPSIEYISLMDERQKAPELSSYQGFNEVSRYPVPHVHNTYLGDAAQQILKQYEKTLDLCPLTDEQVLLITGEQAVIKTAESA; this comes from the coding sequence GTGAAAAAAATGTTCTTATGCTCTTCATTCAAAGACAGCTATTCTCTCTTGTCTGATTTTACGGATGAATCGTTAAAAGGAAAACGCGTGACATTCTTCCCAACAGCTAGTGCTGTGGAAGAAGTCACGCATTATGTGGAGGCAGCGAAAGAAGCCTTTCATCAACTGGGTATGCAGCTAGAAACCGTTCAGATAGCTGAGCAGTCTACCGAAGAAATCACAAAGATGATCAAACAAAATGATGTGATGTATGTATCAGGAGGCAACACCTTTTATTTACTGCAGGAATTGAGAAAACACGGTCTCGATGACGTGCTGAAAGAAGAAATCAATAAAGGAAAGCTGTACATCGGCGAATCGGCAGGGAGTATCATCATGGCGCCAAGCATTGAATATATCTCCTTGATGGATGAGCGGCAGAAGGCACCAGAACTTTCATCCTATCAAGGTTTCAATGAGGTAAGCCGCTATCCAGTACCGCATGTGCATAATACCTATTTAGGAGATGCTGCGCAGCAAATCCTAAAGCAGTATGAAAAGACGCTTGATTTATGCCCGCTTACTGATGAACAGGTTTTACTCATCACAGGGGAGCAGGCTGTGATAAAGACTGCTGAATCAGCCTAA